One genomic segment of Chitinophaga sancti includes these proteins:
- a CDS encoding gliding motility-associated C-terminal domain-containing protein, with amino-acid sequence MKRTLLLLFLCHLSVSWMYKPTQRADVIAMDELVRAEEGGPNGILSFHLLNGTTAPSDITITYSVNATVSDPAINGVDYTTLSGTIILKSGSSEAQLIIDVNDDLLIEGDESIEIGLLSATDADGISYLGTQRTLTAKLIDNDNRLAITKTTDGKELGSGNASNGEFKISLPGTLTFNEDILVKYTIDGASSATGGAGTNFDYNNTNMTGEIILPANTNNIALPVHVNDDNIVEPTETVQVTLQSVNLSSSGTMTFSASSSAVVNIEDDDVNIPIGIQSATNGKEPGGTGNDGSFTIGWPNGTYTTGFVLVRFTITGTATNGTDYTTITLTKNIPAGTSNVPIAVTVKDDNLIEGSETVILTITGFSVGTGVPALTTGTSVGTVTIADDDFMASQQWKSASYTGTAVMAGDVITYSLHVRNTGNVVLNNVKITDTVPAHTVFNNADESISPDGVGKLTWTIPAIAVGTTITRNFSVTVANDLTGVTNITNTGNVDNGDGTGNHPTTPPDPLNPNEPQSNPDPNDPSTDVPVDNGGKQSVSWKSTDFTGIAKPGDEIIYHIHVRNTGHVALTNVIVTDAIPAYTEFVSADESITPVNGKLTWTITGIPVGAADVIRSFTVRVVNDLTGATSITNTAGVDDGDGSGEHPTAPPDPSNNDNPKSNPDPNDPSVDIPIDNAKKSLNWKSAAYTGTGSGGMVKTDDEITYTIHVRNIGNVALSNVIITDTIPAYTVFVSADEGITPVNGKLTWTITDIPVGAADVTRSFKVKVAKDLTNAGYITNTGYVDNGDGSGDHPTTPSTTGNPNEPMTNPDPNDPSTEIPVDNGKQSLNWKSATYTPTGPKGGVTTGDEVTYTIHIRNNGSIKLVNVKITDTIPAYTDFVSADENIQPVNDVLVWTIPEIAVGAPDVTRSFKVKVTTDLTGATFITNTAAVDNGNGKGDQPTIPADPGDNDNPAANPPPGPSTNISVDTVVNWVTWKVATPASKKDKVMPDEELTYQIYIRNTGNTAIENIKITDAVPQYTTYISATANGTYSESDNTVAWNIPAIPVGNTAEVSMVVKTIDNLDSIPVITNTATVTDGTNSKPTAGCDPAVAGCSGDPGTIIETTPGKTILSFANAMSPNGDGKNDFFVIKGLEKYPPAPLFVFNRWGDMVFQSKGYHNEWDGAGLSEGVYYYKLDVDEGDGVKQYKGWVILKRN; translated from the coding sequence ATGAAACGTACCCTTCTATTATTATTCCTATGCCACCTCTCTGTCAGCTGGATGTACAAACCTACCCAACGCGCAGACGTAATCGCCATGGATGAATTAGTAAGAGCAGAAGAAGGTGGCCCCAACGGCATCCTCTCCTTCCACCTGCTAAACGGAACAACAGCACCCAGCGATATCACCATCACCTACTCCGTCAATGCCACCGTATCAGATCCGGCCATCAACGGCGTAGACTACACCACCCTCTCAGGTACCATTATCCTCAAATCCGGTTCTTCAGAAGCTCAACTGATCATCGACGTCAATGACGACCTCCTGATCGAAGGAGACGAAAGCATTGAAATCGGTCTGCTATCCGCAACTGATGCCGACGGCATCAGTTATCTCGGTACACAAAGAACCTTAACCGCTAAACTAATCGATAACGACAACCGCCTGGCCATTACCAAAACAACTGATGGAAAAGAACTCGGCAGCGGAAACGCCAGCAATGGTGAATTTAAAATCAGCCTTCCGGGCACGCTTACTTTTAATGAAGACATCCTGGTGAAATATACCATTGATGGCGCCAGCTCTGCCACCGGAGGTGCCGGGACTAACTTCGACTACAATAACACCAATATGACAGGCGAAATCATTCTACCTGCCAATACTAACAACATAGCACTCCCTGTCCATGTAAATGACGACAACATCGTTGAACCCACCGAAACCGTCCAGGTGACCCTGCAATCCGTCAACCTCTCCTCTTCAGGAACAATGACTTTTTCTGCCAGCTCTTCCGCTGTTGTAAATATTGAAGATGACGATGTTAACATCCCTATCGGTATTCAGTCTGCCACAAACGGTAAAGAACCCGGTGGTACCGGCAATGATGGTAGTTTCACCATCGGTTGGCCCAATGGTACTTATACTACAGGCTTTGTGCTCGTGAGATTCACCATTACCGGCACCGCCACTAATGGAACAGATTATACAACTATCACCCTCACTAAAAATATTCCTGCAGGTACCAGCAATGTTCCAATTGCTGTAACTGTTAAAGACGATAACCTGATCGAAGGTTCGGAAACCGTCATTCTCACCATCACAGGATTCTCTGTTGGAACAGGCGTACCTGCACTCACCACAGGGACCAGCGTTGGCACTGTTACCATCGCTGACGATGATTTTATGGCTTCGCAACAATGGAAGTCAGCCAGCTACACAGGAACTGCAGTAATGGCTGGTGACGTGATTACTTATTCTCTTCATGTGCGCAACACTGGAAATGTGGTGTTGAATAATGTTAAGATCACGGATACAGTTCCTGCTCATACTGTTTTTAATAATGCGGATGAAAGTATATCTCCTGATGGGGTTGGCAAACTTACATGGACTATTCCTGCTATCGCCGTAGGCACTACCATCACCCGAAACTTTTCTGTAACTGTGGCTAACGATCTGACTGGCGTCACCAATATTACCAATACCGGAAATGTTGATAATGGCGATGGTACAGGCAATCATCCTACTACCCCACCAGATCCGTTAAATCCTAATGAGCCGCAATCCAATCCGGACCCTAACGACCCATCGACAGATGTTCCCGTTGATAATGGCGGTAAACAATCTGTGAGCTGGAAAAGTACTGACTTCACAGGCATCGCCAAACCCGGTGATGAAATCATTTATCATATTCATGTTCGTAATACAGGACATGTAGCCCTTACGAATGTGATCGTTACCGATGCCATTCCTGCCTATACCGAATTTGTTAGTGCAGATGAAAGCATTACTCCCGTGAATGGAAAACTGACATGGACGATTACCGGTATTCCAGTAGGCGCCGCAGATGTGATCAGAAGTTTTACGGTGCGTGTTGTGAATGATCTGACAGGTGCTACCAGCATTACGAATACCGCTGGTGTAGATGATGGTGATGGCAGTGGCGAACATCCTACTGCACCTCCGGATCCTTCCAATAATGATAATCCAAAATCCAATCCTGATCCTAACGATCCCTCCGTGGATATTCCGATAGACAATGCAAAAAAATCTCTCAACTGGAAAAGCGCTGCTTATACCGGAACAGGCTCAGGAGGCATGGTTAAGACAGATGATGAAATCACCTATACAATACACGTCAGGAATATTGGGAATGTTGCATTGAGCAATGTGATCATCACCGATACGATACCGGCATATACCGTATTTGTAAGTGCTGACGAAGGCATTACTCCCGTGAATGGTAAACTAACCTGGACCATCACTGATATTCCCGTTGGCGCTGCTGATGTGACCAGAAGTTTTAAAGTAAAAGTTGCAAAGGACCTCACGAATGCCGGGTACATTACCAACACCGGGTATGTAGACAACGGCGATGGCTCAGGCGATCATCCGACTACGCCATCCACCACAGGTAACCCGAATGAACCTATGACGAACCCGGATCCAAATGATCCATCCACCGAAATCCCTGTTGATAATGGCAAACAATCCCTGAACTGGAAAAGCGCCACCTATACACCTACCGGACCCAAAGGCGGTGTGACTACCGGTGATGAAGTTACTTACACCATTCACATCCGCAACAATGGGAGTATTAAACTCGTCAATGTAAAGATTACGGACACGATTCCTGCCTATACCGATTTTGTCAGTGCAGATGAAAATATTCAACCCGTTAATGATGTACTGGTCTGGACCATTCCGGAAATAGCTGTGGGGGCTCCGGATGTAACGAGAAGCTTTAAGGTAAAAGTAACTACCGATCTGACCGGCGCCACCTTTATCACCAATACTGCTGCCGTGGACAATGGCAATGGCAAAGGAGATCAGCCAACGATTCCTGCCGATCCGGGAGACAATGATAATCCTGCTGCTAATCCGCCACCGGGTCCGTCTACGAACATCTCTGTAGACACTGTGGTAAACTGGGTCACCTGGAAAGTAGCTACCCCTGCCAGTAAAAAAGATAAAGTAATGCCTGATGAAGAACTGACCTACCAGATCTATATCAGAAATACAGGTAATACTGCTATTGAAAATATCAAAATAACGGATGCTGTTCCTCAGTATACTACCTACATCAGCGCTACTGCTAATGGCACGTATAGTGAAAGCGATAATACGGTAGCCTGGAATATTCCTGCTATCCCTGTAGGTAACACAGCAGAAGTATCTATGGTTGTAAAAACGATTGATAATCTAGACAGCATTCCTGTCATTACCAATACCGCTACCGTTACGGATGGCACCAACTCAAAACCTACGGCTGGTTGTGACCCGGCAGTAGCTGGTTGCAGTGGGGATCCAGGCACTATCATCGAAACAACACCGGGAAAAACAATATTGTCTTTTGCCAATGCCATGAGTCCGAACGGAGATGGCAAGAATGATTTCTTTGTGATCAAAGGACTGGAAAAATATCCACCTGCTCCCCTGTTCGTTTTCAACCGCTGGGGCGATATGGTGTTCCAGTCAAAAGGATATCACAATGAATGGGATGGTGCTGGATTAAGCGAAGGCGTATACTACTACAAACTGGATGTAGACGAAGGTGATGGAGTAAAACAATATAAAGGATGGGTCATCTTAAAAAGAAACTGA
- a CDS encoding type IX secretion system membrane protein PorP/SprF has protein sequence MGHLKKKLIMRTLIVLLLFTGALQSTAQQNVQFSQYIFNGLSVNPAYAGYKNAWYLNTIYRQQWTGLPGAPRTAGVSFDGPLRQDKDKAGMGLGVQLMADMSGPQQAYSLYASYSYQIPLNANRTQHLSFGLGVGVAQYHLDGESLQYFDAEDPTFPGGGVNALTPDARFGIYYHSPSFFISVSALDLFSQYLTADYKWKGYNYENIRKTTHLYLSTGCMLSLSDQLQLKPSVMVKDDLKGPTNIDFNAMLLIDRVFWIGGSYRTALPVWRKNLSTGLEAKNAASALVEFYVSDNYRIGYAYDLNLNELADAQGGSHEISIGILFRPKRYSVSSPRYF, from the coding sequence ATGGGTCATCTTAAAAAGAAACTGATCATGCGTACACTGATAGTTTTATTATTGTTCACAGGGGCATTGCAATCAACTGCACAGCAGAATGTGCAGTTCAGTCAATACATTTTCAATGGCCTCAGTGTAAATCCTGCATATGCAGGATATAAAAATGCGTGGTACCTGAATACGATCTACAGGCAACAATGGACGGGGTTACCCGGTGCCCCCCGAACGGCCGGCGTTTCATTTGATGGGCCGTTACGGCAGGATAAGGATAAGGCAGGAATGGGCCTGGGCGTACAGTTAATGGCTGATATGTCAGGGCCGCAACAGGCATATTCTCTTTATGCCTCTTATTCCTATCAGATTCCGCTGAATGCGAATCGCACACAACACCTGAGTTTCGGTCTGGGTGTTGGCGTGGCTCAATATCACCTGGATGGTGAAAGTCTTCAGTACTTTGATGCGGAGGACCCCACCTTCCCGGGTGGAGGTGTCAATGCCCTTACTCCTGATGCCCGCTTTGGCATTTATTATCATTCCCCTTCCTTTTTTATCAGTGTATCGGCATTGGATCTCTTTAGCCAATACCTTACGGCTGACTATAAATGGAAAGGATATAATTATGAAAACATCCGGAAGACAACCCACCTTTATCTTTCAACCGGTTGTATGCTGTCATTGTCAGATCAGTTGCAGCTCAAGCCGTCCGTCATGGTCAAAGATGACCTGAAAGGTCCGACAAATATAGATTTCAATGCCATGCTGCTAATAGATCGTGTTTTTTGGATAGGCGGTTCCTATCGTACCGCATTGCCGGTATGGCGTAAAAACCTGTCAACGGGTCTGGAAGCAAAAAATGCGGCCAGTGCGCTTGTCGAATTTTATGTTTCTGACAACTACAGGATCGGGTATGCATATGATCTGAATCTGAATGAGCTGGCGGATGCACAGGGTGGCTCGCATGAAATTTCGATAGGTATTTTATTTCGTCCTAAAAGGTACAGTGTATCAAGTCCACGGTATTTTTAA
- a CDS encoding OmpA family protein: MLRKLIVLLLIPLFSYGQEDKSLIELGDEAFARQEYADAAKLYGQLADRKGKKAPLALLDKTANCYVAMARFEEAGYWYFRMLQHPGCPSAVNVFYGETQMNMEHYDSAKKYIALYTTSNTDSMQWKNRLLAGCDSGVLWKSDSRSMALENIKELSTPGADWISGVVKDGLLLVSNGYRKMLLTTGSERHPEIDPRVDQPYFKPYVFKQYQKGSNANTYLEEVLPKLLGKLPYHVGPVCFNNREDTVYVTLNADVFHKTKKGPINGQRLMSLFWAFKKGDTWSELAPITELNAPGSYTGNVVISGQVLYLVSDRPGGMGKTDIWYSERKANGTWGMPRNCGNVINTSSEETFPTVNEPGVLYFSSKGHIGIGGFDIFRAVGSGTEWSEPVNLKMPFNSGGDDLGFIMKDNYYEGYFASNRNGGSGGDDVYHFMDTHVTEKLENKPEVGVPKMVVAEGTVPEGIVPEAAKVETPSSPRKTLSGEDSAVIDKLEHMYFYYDYNSAILLTSSREILDRVANVLKNYPQWKLMVRSYTDSRGSNDYNMDLSALRCYAVIDYLIKSGVSPKNLYYENLGEQELVNPCGDGVPCGEEEHRKNRRSTLKVYY; encoded by the coding sequence ATGTTGCGTAAACTTATAGTATTGCTGTTGATCCCTTTATTCAGTTACGGGCAGGAAGATAAAAGTCTGATAGAACTGGGGGACGAAGCATTTGCAAGACAGGAATATGCAGATGCGGCCAAATTGTATGGCCAGTTAGCCGACAGGAAAGGGAAAAAGGCTCCATTGGCCTTACTGGACAAAACAGCAAATTGTTATGTGGCAATGGCGAGGTTTGAAGAAGCGGGTTATTGGTATTTCAGGATGTTGCAGCATCCCGGTTGTCCTTCGGCAGTAAATGTATTCTATGGGGAGACACAGATGAATATGGAACATTATGATTCAGCTAAAAAATACATTGCATTGTATACTACATCAAATACAGATAGTATGCAATGGAAGAACAGACTATTGGCAGGTTGTGATAGTGGGGTGCTTTGGAAAAGCGATTCGCGCTCCATGGCATTAGAGAATATTAAGGAACTGAGCACGCCTGGTGCTGATTGGATCAGTGGTGTGGTAAAAGATGGATTACTGCTGGTTTCAAACGGATACCGGAAGATGTTGCTGACTACGGGGTCAGAGCGTCATCCTGAGATTGATCCCCGGGTAGATCAGCCATATTTCAAACCATATGTATTTAAACAATATCAGAAAGGGAGTAATGCTAATACTTACCTGGAAGAGGTGCTGCCAAAACTGCTGGGGAAATTGCCATATCATGTAGGTCCGGTATGTTTTAATAACAGGGAGGATACAGTTTATGTGACTTTAAATGCAGATGTGTTTCACAAAACGAAAAAGGGGCCGATCAACGGGCAGCGTTTAATGTCGCTGTTCTGGGCTTTTAAGAAAGGTGATACATGGTCTGAACTTGCACCTATTACTGAGTTAAATGCACCGGGCAGTTATACGGGGAATGTTGTGATCAGTGGGCAGGTACTTTACCTTGTTTCTGACAGACCAGGTGGAATGGGGAAGACAGATATATGGTATAGTGAGCGAAAGGCAAATGGAACCTGGGGGATGCCAAGGAACTGTGGGAATGTTATAAATACATCATCAGAAGAAACTTTTCCTACTGTCAATGAACCTGGGGTGCTTTATTTTTCAAGTAAAGGGCATATTGGGATTGGTGGTTTTGATATTTTTCGTGCGGTGGGTAGTGGTACTGAATGGAGTGAACCTGTGAACCTGAAAATGCCTTTTAATTCGGGTGGTGATGATCTGGGGTTTATTATGAAGGACAATTACTATGAAGGTTATTTTGCATCGAACAGGAACGGCGGAAGTGGTGGGGATGATGTTTATCATTTTATGGATACGCATGTGACGGAGAAACTGGAGAATAAGCCGGAGGTGGGGGTGCCGAAGATGGTGGTGGCAGAGGGGACTGTTCCGGAGGGGATTGTTCCGGAGGCAGCAAAAGTGGAGACTCCTTCATCTCCTCGCAAAACGCTTAGTGGGGAAGATAGTGCTGTTATTGATAAACTTGAGCACATGTATTTTTATTATGATTATAACAGTGCCATCCTGCTGACTAGTTCAAGAGAAATACTGGACAGGGTAGCGAATGTGCTTAAGAATTATCCGCAATGGAAATTGATGGTACGGTCATATACGGATAGTAGGGGGAGCAATGATTATAATATGGATCTGTCAGCATTGAGATGTTATGCTGTAATTGATTACCTGATTAAAAGCGGGGTATCGCCAAAGAATCTTTATTATGAAAATCTTGGGGAGCAGGAGTTGGTAAATCCGTGTGGGGATGGGGTGCCTTGTGGGGAGGAAGAGCATAGGAAAAACAGGCGGTCGACGTTGAAGGTATATTATTGA
- a CDS encoding TonB-dependent receptor has translation MQKVLLFVVLIALMISNPGILRAQNNPRVIKGTISDNKGLKLPGATIVVKNNTKISTMTDGNGQFTISVPEQEKTLLVSFVGMKPQEINIGNKTTLNVVLEYTSTTLNDVVVIGYGTQKKSDVNGAISSIKSDQIANIPQVSMDQILQGKISGVTITQNSGAPGSETSVNIRGITSLSLSNEPLYVIDGVPISGDATNSSTSGRTVQLSSAGNDAASGRAVSPLAMINPSDIESIDVLKDASATAIYGARASNGVIIVTTKRGKAGTARVAYDGFYGVQEQGKFLDMMNLRQYAKFQNVLADLAGTTRRGEFANPDLLGEGTNWQDAIFRSAPMQSHQLSVSGAKDGTDYYISGGYLNQEGTIIGNDFNRYTFRTNVNSQVKPWFKAGTAMNASRSEQHATLGDNTGIIYNALLNAPDQPVYNADGSYAGPSSTTEGTINPVAQAMSITNNLVRYNINATLYADMKLYKDLTLRSELNGDFNWSNAKVYLPTYKWGAYTNETAQLTEYMANSQYWGWKEYLTYAHQFGTKHSVTAMLGHEVTKSTWGGVTASIKGFVAGDDDNNQTLGNGTASTATVGEYKGQQTMESFFARGIYTYDNKYSLTATVRSDRSSKFADGHQTGYFPSFAASWRISEEPFMTKVKEVADNIKIRVGYGEVGNQNVANYKYGAALATVSTGLGTGFLVDKVENVKLTWEAAQQTDAGIDFSLLRGRVDVIFDYFYKTSKNFIFQQALPGYVLGGTAEYSSGAVVGAPYINGGKISNRGFDFTITTHNFNKKNFTWNTTVTFSHFKNRVESLASGTPYIDKSITVSYLSLPATRTIEGGEVGAFYGYKTKGIFKTAEQLKNAPLQFGRNVENASGGTWLGDIQYVDVNGDGVINSSDQTILGSPNPTFTYGITNTFSYKGFDLSIFLNGSYGGKILNALKYSTAGLSSLYQNQMAYTANFWSEENPNSDIPAPRIGDNPNLYNSDRFLESASYLKIQNVMLGYTLPSEWVKKARFSKAKFYVSGQNLYTFTNYSGLDPEVGQNNQSVFLRNVDLGRYPAARTITFGVNAEF, from the coding sequence ATGCAAAAAGTCTTACTATTTGTAGTGTTGATTGCATTAATGATTTCAAATCCAGGCATCCTCCGGGCTCAAAACAATCCACGGGTCATTAAGGGGACTATTTCAGACAATAAAGGATTAAAGTTGCCTGGAGCGACGATCGTTGTGAAAAACAACACCAAAATTTCCACGATGACTGACGGCAACGGTCAGTTCACCATCTCTGTACCAGAGCAGGAAAAAACCCTGCTGGTTTCATTCGTCGGAATGAAGCCCCAGGAAATTAATATCGGTAACAAAACTACACTGAATGTAGTATTGGAATACACCAGTACTACACTGAACGATGTGGTTGTAATCGGTTATGGTACACAGAAAAAATCTGATGTGAATGGTGCCATCAGCTCTATTAAAAGCGACCAGATCGCGAACATTCCACAGGTAAGTATGGACCAGATCTTACAAGGCAAAATTTCTGGTGTCACCATCACACAAAACAGTGGTGCTCCCGGAAGTGAAACTTCTGTGAACATCAGGGGTATCACTTCTTTAAGCTTATCGAATGAGCCGCTGTATGTGATCGATGGCGTACCTATCTCTGGTGATGCTACCAACTCAAGCACCAGTGGCCGTACCGTACAGTTAAGCAGTGCAGGCAACGATGCTGCCAGTGGCAGAGCGGTAAGCCCGCTGGCCATGATCAACCCCAGCGATATCGAGTCTATCGATGTGCTGAAAGATGCTTCTGCCACCGCTATTTATGGTGCAAGAGCTTCTAATGGTGTGATCATCGTTACGACCAAGAGAGGTAAAGCAGGTACCGCCAGAGTTGCATATGATGGATTCTATGGTGTGCAGGAACAGGGAAAATTCCTGGATATGATGAACCTGAGACAATATGCCAAATTCCAGAATGTACTGGCGGATCTGGCAGGTACTACACGGAGAGGAGAATTTGCCAACCCTGACTTACTGGGTGAAGGCACTAACTGGCAGGATGCGATCTTCAGATCTGCTCCTATGCAAAGTCACCAGTTATCTGTATCCGGTGCGAAAGATGGTACTGACTATTATATCTCCGGGGGCTACCTGAACCAGGAAGGTACTATTATCGGAAATGACTTTAACCGCTATACTTTCAGAACAAATGTGAACAGCCAGGTTAAACCGTGGTTTAAAGCCGGTACTGCCATGAATGCCAGCCGTAGTGAACAACACGCTACCCTGGGCGATAATACCGGTATTATTTATAACGCATTGCTCAATGCTCCTGATCAGCCTGTGTATAATGCGGATGGTTCCTATGCTGGTCCTTCCAGTACCACAGAAGGAACGATCAACCCTGTAGCGCAGGCCATGAGTATCACCAACAACCTTGTCCGTTATAATATCAATGCTACGCTTTACGCCGACATGAAACTCTATAAAGATCTGACACTGAGATCAGAATTAAATGGAGACTTCAACTGGTCAAATGCGAAAGTATACTTACCCACCTATAAATGGGGTGCCTATACAAATGAGACAGCACAGCTGACTGAATACATGGCTAATTCTCAATATTGGGGCTGGAAAGAATACCTGACCTATGCACATCAATTCGGCACAAAACATAGCGTGACTGCTATGTTAGGCCATGAAGTAACGAAGTCTACCTGGGGTGGTGTGACTGCCAGCATCAAAGGTTTTGTAGCCGGTGATGATGACAACAACCAGACCCTCGGGAATGGTACTGCCTCTACCGCTACTGTAGGTGAATATAAGGGGCAGCAAACTATGGAGTCTTTCTTTGCGCGTGGTATCTATACTTATGACAACAAGTATAGCCTGACGGCAACAGTTCGTTCTGACAGGTCCTCCAAATTTGCAGATGGCCACCAGACAGGGTATTTCCCTTCTTTCGCTGCATCATGGAGAATTTCTGAAGAACCTTTCATGACTAAAGTAAAAGAGGTGGCTGATAACATCAAAATCCGTGTAGGATACGGTGAAGTCGGTAACCAGAATGTAGCCAACTACAAATATGGCGCTGCACTTGCCACCGTGAGCACTGGTCTGGGCACCGGGTTCCTGGTAGATAAAGTAGAAAACGTAAAACTGACATGGGAAGCTGCACAACAAACAGATGCAGGTATCGACTTTAGCCTGCTTAGAGGCCGGGTGGATGTGATTTTTGACTACTTCTACAAAACATCCAAGAACTTCATCTTCCAACAGGCTTTGCCCGGATATGTGTTAGGCGGTACTGCTGAATATTCCAGTGGTGCTGTGGTAGGAGCTCCTTACATCAATGGTGGTAAAATCAGCAACAGGGGTTTTGACTTTACCATCACGACCCATAATTTTAATAAGAAAAACTTTACCTGGAATACCACTGTTACCTTCTCTCACTTCAAAAACAGGGTCGAATCTCTGGCGTCCGGTACACCTTATATTGACAAGAGCATTACAGTCAGTTACCTGAGCTTACCTGCTACCCGTACCATCGAAGGTGGAGAAGTAGGTGCATTTTACGGATATAAAACAAAAGGTATCTTCAAAACTGCCGAGCAGTTGAAAAATGCACCGTTACAGTTTGGCAGAAATGTTGAAAACGCAAGCGGTGGCACCTGGTTAGGGGATATTCAATACGTAGATGTAAATGGTGATGGTGTGATTAACTCAAGTGATCAAACTATATTGGGTAGCCCTAATCCTACCTTCACTTATGGTATTACCAACACCTTCTCTTATAAAGGATTTGACCTGTCTATCTTCCTGAATGGTTCTTATGGTGGTAAAATTCTGAATGCGCTGAAATATTCAACAGCGGGTTTATCTTCTCTGTATCAGAACCAAATGGCTTATACGGCTAATTTCTGGTCCGAAGAAAATCCAAATTCAGATATTCCAGCACCAAGGATCGGGGATAATCCAAACTTATACAACTCTGACCGCTTTCTTGAAAGTGCTTCTTACCTGAAGATACAGAATGTAATGCTTGGATATACTTTGCCTTCAGAGTGGGTGAAAAAAGCCAGATTCAGCAAGGCTAAATTCTATGTAAGCGGACAAAACCTATACACTTTCACGAACTACTCAGGTCTGGATCCTGAAGTAGGTCAGAACAACCAAAGTGTATTCCTCCGCAACGTAGACCTTGGCCGGTATCCGGCTGCCCGCACGATCACTTTTGGTGTCAATGCAGAGTTTTAA